In Athene noctua chromosome 11, bAthNoc1.hap1.1, whole genome shotgun sequence, the sequence GGACACAGGGTGTTGGTGATGGGGTGCAGGACCCTCAGCCCCCCGCGGTGGTGGCGGTGCCTGTGACCCACCCGTGCTGCAGGGCCATGCGGACGAAGCCCTTGCGGTTCTTCAGGATGAGGGTGGTGACGCCGGGACGGCAGGAGAGTGACTCGGCCGCTCCGCCGATGACGATGGCCACCGCGTTGCCGGTGCCGTTCTGGGACAGCAGGTAGCTGATGGCACGGCGCGTCACCGGGCACAGGCCTGCGGCGGGACCCACCCACCCACTGCTGTGGGATCACCTGCACGgacagtgcccagggagggggacggGCACCCCGCGAGGGACCCTGAAAGGGACCCTgagggcagggtgctggcacggCGCAAGCAATGGAGGaatggagggggggaggggatAGTtcgggcagggtgcaggcagagcgCTGTCCCTGCCCACTCCTGGGAAGCACTGAGGCTGTCAGTCCCCAGTATCCCACAGATGGgaccccccgggagccccccacCACGTCTGCCCAAGTGCaggcaaaggcaggagcagggcaggcaggaggtgcGTCCCCGGGCCAGCCATTCGTGCCGGCAGTGCTGCCCATGAGGGCAGggtggcaggcagctgcccgccccgctgcccacagACACTCACCCCCACTCATCAGGTACTCCCTGAAGACGGGCAGGCGGAAGTTGCCGGCCAGGGTGGTGAGGAAGGGCCGGATGCCTGGGAACATCTCGCTGAAGCCCGTCGAGCCGGTGATGAAGTTGCAGAAGGCACCGACGCAGAGGATGCCGTGGGGGTGGGAGCCGATGATGTAGTTGTGGCTGGGGGACAGGTCATGCGTCTTCACCAGCTGCGGGGACAAAAGGGGACATCACGGCAGCACGTCCCACCGCCACGAACATCCCACCCCGGCTGCCTGTGCCGTACCTTCACGGGGAAGTAATCCCGAAAATGCTTCCACACGGGCCATCGCCGCAGGCACGGCAGGCGCCTGCCACCTGAAAACCAGAGAGGGACAGCGGGAAgtgacacacccccccctccaagAGCCATCACACCGCTCTTCCCGCTGTGAGGATAATGGGGGAGAGGAAGGATGTGGTGCTGCTCCTCCTTTGCTGTGCTGGGATGGACCCAGAGAAAAGGGGGGGACCCTACAGCCCATCCTGCTGTAAAGTTGGAGGAAATTTATGGGGGGGGTTTCTGCCTGTCCCCACCTTTTTCCGGTGTGTCCCAGTCGAAGATGATCCAGGCCAGGTAGAGCGCGGAGATGGGCCAGAAGCTGGTGAACACCAGGTAGATGAGGAGCAGCAAGCTGACAATTCCTGCGGGAGccagggagggtggggggtgagCAGCAAGGCAGCcaccccgccgggcccccccccccagcaccctgcaccccccctGCACTCACCCAGCAGCAGGAAGCTGAGCACCCACTGCAGGACGGAGAGGAGCTGGAGCCAGGAGCGGAGATCCCGCTGCGAGGGCCAGGGCGCTGCGAGCAGGGTGCGCAAGGCCGTCTGGACGCTGGGGCGGTTGCCTGCGAGGAGGGACACGGCCCCCCCAGCCCAAACCAGCTCAGGTTACACAAAAAAACAGCCCCCGCCCCACCCGAGCTGACAGGGGGGTGAGGCTGGTGGTACCCGTGGCTGCCACGGTCGGGGtatggggaggaggtgggag encodes:
- the LOC141964470 gene encoding diacylglycerol O-acyltransferase 2-like isoform X1; protein product: MKTIIAACSQNLSGNRPSVQTALRTLLAAPWPSQRDLRSWLQLLSVLQWVLSFLLLGIVSLLLLIYLVFTSFWPISALYLAWIIFDWDTPEKGGRRLPCLRRWPVWKHFRDYFPVKLVKTHDLSPSHNYIIGSHPHGILCVGAFCNFITGSTGFSEMFPGIRPFLTTLAGNFRLPVFREYLMSGGLCPVTRRAISYLLSQNGTGNAVAIVIGGAAESLSCRPGVTTLILKNRKGFVRMALQHGAYLVPSFSFGENDLFRQVVFEEGSWMRSIQQRFQKMMGFAPCVFYGRGLTSGQSRGFLPYARPITTVVGEPVMVPKIENPSREMVDMYHEMYVRSLLKLFNENKTKYGLSESDELHIL
- the LOC141964470 gene encoding diacylglycerol O-acyltransferase 2-like isoform X2, translated to MKTIIAACSQNLSGNRPSVQTALRTLLAAPWPSQRDLRSWLQLLSVLQWVLSFLLLGIVSLLLLIYLVFTSFWPISALYLAWIIFDWDTPEKGGRRLPCLRRWPVWKHFRDYFPVKLVKTHDLSPSHNYIIGSHPHGILCVGAFCNFITGSTGFSEMFPGIRPFLTTLAGNFRLPVFREYLMSGGLCPVTRRAISYLLSQNGTGNAVAIVIGGAAESLSCRPGVTTLILKNRKGFVRMALQHGAYLVPSFSFGENDLFRQVVFEEGSWMRSIQQRFQKMMGFAPCVFYGRGLTSGQSRGFLPYARPITTVVGEPVMVPKIENPSREMVDMYHEMYVRSLLKLFNENKTKASSWR